A genomic window from Halorussus rarus includes:
- a CDS encoding ABC transporter permease: MSTQTDVETEDVGQRGAVERLRASPFLSELLSNRLALAGLSMIFAMVAIGLYARLFIDLATVSQSQIGTNPNLAPPSWLGQKPTQMVTDYGAWAYPFGTDIQSRDIFSRVLYGAWLALMYGTITVGASTVLGVGLGILAAYYGDLTDNVIMRTMDVLLAFPSLLLALALVAIFGAGLWKAVIALTLVYTPRFARVVRGAALKVLEDEYIEATEALGAKDPRVIVRHILPNCLAPITVQSTLNFGLAIIDLAALSFLGFGAEAGTPSWGLMLSNGVNQGLLTGDWWWSFFPGLFLAITVLGFNLLGDGMRDALDPRMRETVD; this comes from the coding sequence ATGAGTACCCAGACCGACGTCGAAACCGAGGACGTGGGCCAGCGCGGCGCCGTCGAGCGGCTCCGCGCCTCCCCGTTCCTCTCCGAACTGCTGTCGAACCGCCTCGCCCTCGCGGGCCTCAGCATGATCTTCGCCATGGTGGCCATCGGGCTCTACGCCAGGCTGTTCATCGACCTCGCGACGGTCAGCCAGAGCCAGATCGGCACCAACCCCAACCTGGCGCCGCCGAGCTGGCTCGGCCAGAAGCCGACCCAGATGGTCACCGACTACGGCGCGTGGGCCTACCCGTTCGGGACCGACATCCAGTCGCGGGACATCTTCAGCCGGGTGCTCTACGGCGCGTGGCTCGCGCTGATGTACGGCACCATCACGGTCGGCGCCTCGACGGTGCTGGGCGTGGGGCTGGGCATCCTCGCGGCGTACTACGGCGACCTCACCGACAACGTCATCATGCGCACCATGGACGTGCTGCTAGCGTTCCCGAGCTTGCTGCTCGCGCTGGCGCTGGTCGCCATCTTCGGCGCCGGGCTCTGGAAGGCCGTCATCGCGCTGACGCTGGTCTACACTCCGCGGTTCGCCCGCGTCGTCCGCGGCGCCGCGCTGAAGGTGCTCGAGGACGAGTACATCGAGGCCACCGAGGCGCTCGGCGCCAAGGACCCCCGGGTCATCGTCCGGCACATCCTTCCGAACTGCCTCGCGCCCATCACCGTCCAGTCGACGCTCAACTTCGGGCTGGCCATCATCGACCTGGCGGCGCTGTCGTTCCTCGGCTTCGGCGCCGAGGCCGGCACCCCGTCGTGGGGGCTGATGCTGTCGAACGGCGTGAACCAGGGGCTGCTCACCGGCGACTGGTGGTGGTCGTTCTTCCCCGGCCTGTTCCTGGCCATCACGGTCCTGGGGTTCAACCTGCTCGGCGACGGGATGCGCGACGCGCTCGACCCCCGGATGCGCGAGACCGTCGACTGA
- a CDS encoding DUF7268 family protein — MVSGDSANGDASVLRQRAREVGRATLLGAGLGAFGLVVLVATGEPVDVASETVFAVGALVFGFSLLGWSGTVFAGRGIEHFQRHVGGRSDWSAADSRQAMAVLGGVGVGGMVGASLATVVVGSLA, encoded by the coding sequence ATGGTCTCCGGCGACTCGGCGAACGGCGACGCCTCGGTCCTCCGCCAGCGCGCCCGCGAGGTCGGTCGCGCGACGCTGCTGGGCGCCGGCCTCGGCGCGTTCGGACTGGTGGTCCTGGTCGCCACGGGGGAACCGGTCGACGTCGCCAGCGAGACGGTGTTCGCGGTCGGGGCCCTGGTCTTCGGCTTCTCGCTGCTGGGCTGGTCGGGGACGGTGTTCGCCGGCCGCGGCATCGAGCACTTCCAGCGCCACGTCGGCGGCCGGTCGGACTGGTCGGCGGCCGACTCCCGGCAGGCCATGGCGGTTCTGGGCGGCGTGGGCGTCGGCGGGATGGTCGGCGCGAGCCTGGCGACGGTGGTCGTCGGCAGCCTGGCCTGA
- a CDS encoding dihydroorotase: MLTIQNATLADGREVDVRVDTDAGRISGVGSTLTHSGDTIDAAGKLLLPGMIDAHVHFRQPGFDHKETWETGSRSAAAGGVTTVVDQPNTEPPTVDGESFDRKAELAADSYVDYGINGGVTEEWDPDELFDRPVLALGEVFLADSTGDMGIDEELFREAVERATDAYRVVTVHAEDADLFSEDALDRAGDDYDAWSAYRTAEAEVAAVERAVEIGEEAGARVHVAHTSTPEGVDAAGDGGATCEVTPHHLFLSREDYDELGTFGRMNPPLRSEERRAALFERVADGTVDVVATDHAPHTREEKDASVWDAPSGVPGVETALPLLLEEARKDNLSYERVRDLTAANPADVFGLTRRGKVEEGLMADLVLVDPDDSREIRGEDLHSKCGWTPFEGMRGVFPELTMVRGTVVWEREGTDGGEVADGEFGDPVGTNVRG; the protein is encoded by the coding sequence ATGCTCACCATCCAGAACGCGACGCTCGCCGACGGCCGCGAGGTCGACGTGCGCGTCGACACCGACGCGGGCCGCATCTCGGGCGTCGGGTCGACGCTGACCCACTCGGGCGACACCATCGACGCCGCCGGCAAGCTCCTGCTGCCCGGGATGATCGACGCCCACGTCCACTTCCGCCAGCCCGGCTTCGACCACAAGGAGACCTGGGAGACCGGGAGCCGGTCGGCCGCGGCCGGCGGCGTGACCACGGTCGTCGACCAGCCCAACACCGAGCCGCCGACCGTCGACGGCGAATCGTTCGACCGGAAGGCCGAGCTGGCCGCCGACTCGTACGTCGACTACGGCATCAACGGCGGCGTGACCGAGGAGTGGGACCCCGACGAGCTGTTCGACCGGCCGGTGCTCGCGCTCGGCGAGGTGTTCCTCGCGGACTCGACCGGCGACATGGGCATCGACGAGGAGCTGTTCCGCGAGGCGGTCGAGCGCGCGACCGACGCCTACCGGGTCGTGACGGTCCACGCCGAGGACGCCGACCTGTTCTCCGAGGACGCTCTGGACCGAGCGGGCGACGACTACGACGCCTGGAGCGCCTACCGGACCGCCGAGGCCGAGGTCGCCGCCGTCGAGCGCGCGGTCGAGATCGGCGAGGAGGCCGGTGCGCGAGTCCACGTCGCCCACACCAGCACGCCCGAGGGCGTCGACGCCGCGGGAGATGGCGGCGCGACCTGCGAGGTCACGCCCCACCACCTCTTCCTCTCGCGGGAGGACTACGACGAGCTGGGCACCTTCGGCCGGATGAACCCGCCGCTCCGGAGCGAGGAGCGCCGGGCGGCCCTCTTCGAGCGCGTCGCCGACGGCACCGTCGACGTGGTCGCGACCGACCACGCGCCTCACACCCGCGAGGAGAAGGACGCGAGCGTCTGGGACGCCCCGAGCGGCGTGCCGGGCGTCGAGACCGCCCTCCCGCTGCTGCTCGAAGAGGCCCGGAAGGACAACCTGAGCTACGAGCGCGTCCGGGACCTGACCGCGGCCAACCCGGCGGACGTCTTCGGCCTCACTCGGCGCGGGAAGGTCGAGGAGGGGCTGATGGCCGACCTCGTGCTGGTCGACCCCGACGACTCCCGGGAGATCCGCGGAGAGGACCTCCACTCGAAGTGCGGGTGGACCCCGTTCGAGGGGATGCGCGGGGTCTTCCCCGAACTGACGATGGTCCGGGGCACCGTGGTCTGGGAGCGCGAGGGCACGGACGGCGGCGAAGTCGCGGACGGCGAGTTCGGCGACCCGGTCGGGACGAACGTCCGGGGGTGA
- a CDS encoding lipoate--protein ligase family protein: MRVLRGRAASRAADRDVVAGMLERGAEDGEAAVRAWRPHRQLAFGRRDSRADDFDVAKKVAAACDFPPVERSVGGRAVAYTGDTVAFAKVVPLEDMRVGMDERYESVTRAVQRALWRLGVPASRGEPEASFCPGDYSLRSGGKLVGVAQRVRKNAALVSGVVVVRDREEIADVLDPVYTALELPFDPASVGSLAAAGGETDPETVARTVEELLVGDADPEVVSVPDLPDPEAAD; the protein is encoded by the coding sequence ATGCGCGTACTCCGGGGCCGGGCGGCGAGTCGGGCGGCCGACCGCGACGTCGTCGCCGGAATGCTGGAACGAGGGGCCGAGGACGGGGAGGCGGCGGTCCGGGCGTGGCGGCCCCACCGCCAGCTCGCGTTCGGCCGGCGCGACTCCCGGGCCGACGACTTCGACGTGGCGAAGAAGGTCGCCGCAGCCTGCGACTTTCCCCCGGTCGAGCGGTCGGTCGGCGGCCGGGCGGTCGCCTACACCGGCGACACGGTCGCGTTCGCGAAGGTGGTCCCCCTGGAGGACATGCGCGTCGGGATGGACGAGCGCTACGAGTCGGTGACCCGGGCGGTCCAGCGCGCGCTCTGGCGGCTCGGCGTGCCGGCCTCGCGCGGCGAGCCCGAGGCGAGCTTCTGCCCGGGCGACTACTCGCTCCGGAGCGGGGGCAAGCTGGTCGGGGTCGCCCAGCGCGTCCGGAAGAACGCGGCGCTGGTCTCGGGCGTGGTCGTCGTGCGCGACCGCGAGGAGATCGCGGACGTTCTCGACCCTGTGTACACCGCGCTCGAGCTCCCCTTCGATCCGGCGTCGGTCGGCAGCCTCGCCGCGGCGGGCGGCGAGACCGACCCCGAGACGGTCGCCCGGACCGTCGAGGAACTGCTGGTCGGCGACGCCGACCCCGAGGTCGTCTCGGTTCCGGACCTTCCTGACCCCGAGGCCGCCGACTGA
- a CDS encoding cysteine hydrolase family protein, with translation MSFDPESTAVVVVDMQNGFCHPDGSLYAPASEDAIDDVTDVVAGAREAGASVVYTRDVHPPGQFEDSHYYDEFDRWGEHVLEGSWDAELHEDLDVRETDHVVEKHTYDAFYRTDLEGYLDTHGVDDLLLCGTLANVCVLHTAGSAGLRDYRPVVVEDALGYIEEDHRDYAVEHSDFLFGELTTKEEIAFE, from the coding sequence ATGAGCTTCGACCCGGAGTCGACGGCGGTCGTGGTCGTGGACATGCAGAACGGCTTCTGCCACCCCGACGGCAGCCTCTACGCGCCCGCGAGCGAGGACGCTATCGACGACGTGACAGACGTCGTCGCCGGGGCGCGCGAGGCGGGCGCGTCGGTCGTCTACACCCGCGACGTCCACCCGCCGGGACAGTTCGAGGACAGCCACTACTACGACGAGTTCGACCGGTGGGGCGAGCACGTCCTCGAGGGGTCGTGGGACGCCGAACTTCACGAGGACCTCGACGTGCGCGAGACCGACCACGTGGTCGAGAAGCACACCTACGACGCGTTCTACCGGACCGACCTGGAGGGGTACCTCGACACCCACGGCGTCGACGACCTGTTGCTCTGCGGGACGCTGGCGAACGTCTGCGTGCTCCACACCGCAGGGAGCGCAGGGCTCCGGGACTACCGACCGGTCGTCGTGGAGGACGCGCTGGGCTACATCGAGGAGGACCACCGCGACTACGCGGTCGAGCACTCCGACTTCCTGTTCGGCGAACTAACGACGAAGGAGGAAATCGCGTTCGAGTAG
- a CDS encoding Hvo_1808 family surface protein → MRRSIAIAVVLMLVVAGCSQAPGTGTDGTADGSVEPADPASDRLGWEAGYWYNESIDVNPADGLNETELNETVSRAMARVERVRKLEFESRVPVEIMTREEFRAEQANGSVPEKRRLLDNVKYESLFMINESTDSIAVQNSNSGSSVGGYYSPREERIVVISENTSTPQLDEITLSQELFHALQDQKFNISGYDQSTRELHNAKDGIIEGDGNYVDHLYSKRCRNRWNGDCLTPSGSGGAGGGLANIGPYLIKYQPYSDGPAFVRGVRNRSGWTGVNDVYANPPASTEQVIHPEKYGEDAPAEFRVRDRTGEGWSRLEPKGRPNYASVGEAGIFAMFIYPYYDSQGRTQIVPAQQFFNRKPGSDQLRSFDPLNYNSTYSTGWDGDKLAVYTNESAGANETGYVWKTVWDSRQDAREFVDGYRQVLRYNGAQKVDGRTGTWRIEGNGFADAFYVQQRGDTVVVVNAPSVAELSNVRTGAAPTE, encoded by the coding sequence ATGCGCAGGTCAATCGCGATCGCGGTCGTTCTGATGCTCGTCGTCGCGGGCTGCTCGCAGGCCCCCGGCACGGGGACGGACGGTACGGCTGACGGGTCGGTCGAGCCCGCGGACCCCGCGTCCGACCGCCTCGGCTGGGAGGCGGGCTACTGGTACAACGAGTCCATCGACGTGAACCCCGCCGACGGGCTGAACGAGACCGAACTGAACGAGACGGTCTCGCGGGCGATGGCCCGGGTCGAGCGGGTCCGGAAGCTCGAGTTCGAGTCGCGGGTCCCGGTCGAGATCATGACCCGCGAGGAGTTCCGGGCCGAGCAGGCCAACGGGTCGGTGCCCGAGAAGCGGCGCCTGCTGGACAACGTGAAGTACGAGTCGCTGTTCATGATCAACGAGTCGACCGACTCCATCGCGGTCCAGAACAGCAACTCCGGGTCGTCGGTCGGCGGCTACTACAGCCCCCGCGAGGAGCGGATCGTCGTCATCTCGGAGAACACCTCCACCCCGCAGCTCGACGAGATCACCCTCTCCCAGGAGCTGTTCCACGCCCTCCAGGACCAGAAGTTCAACATCTCCGGCTACGACCAGTCGACGCGCGAGCTCCACAACGCCAAGGACGGCATCATCGAGGGCGACGGCAACTACGTCGACCACCTCTACTCCAAGCGGTGTCGCAACCGGTGGAACGGCGACTGCCTGACCCCCAGCGGCTCCGGCGGGGCGGGCGGCGGGCTGGCGAACATCGGCCCGTACCTCATCAAGTACCAGCCGTACAGCGACGGGCCGGCGTTCGTCCGCGGCGTCCGCAATCGGAGCGGCTGGACCGGGGTCAACGACGTGTACGCGAACCCGCCGGCCAGCACCGAGCAGGTCATCCACCCCGAGAAGTACGGCGAGGATGCCCCGGCCGAGTTCCGCGTCCGCGACCGGACCGGCGAGGGCTGGAGTCGACTCGAGCCGAAGGGACGGCCGAACTACGCGAGCGTCGGCGAGGCCGGCATCTTCGCGATGTTCATCTACCCGTACTACGACAGCCAGGGGCGGACCCAAATCGTTCCGGCCCAGCAGTTCTTCAACCGGAAGCCGGGCTCGGACCAGCTCCGGAGCTTCGACCCGCTGAACTACAACAGCACCTACTCGACCGGGTGGGACGGCGATAAGCTCGCGGTCTACACCAACGAGTCGGCCGGCGCCAACGAGACCGGCTACGTCTGGAAGACCGTCTGGGACTCCCGGCAGGACGCCCGGGAGTTCGTCGACGGCTACCGCCAGGTCCTCCGGTACAACGGCGCTCAGAAGGTCGACGGCCGCACCGGCACCTGGCGCATCGAGGGCAACGGATTCGCCGACGCCTTCTACGTCCAGCAGCGGGGCGACACGGTCGTGGTCGTGAACGCCCCCAGCGTCGCGGAGCTCTCGAACGTCCGGACGGGCGCTGCGCCCACCGAGTAA
- a CDS encoding nicotinate phosphoribosyltransferase codes for MSDGFDVVSEAAIRDGTATDAYFLRTEETLEAADRNPRVVAEVTRDQFPTGEFDLLAGVKDAARLLEGLPVDVDAMREGQLFDGGPVMRIEGDYLDFARYETSLLGFLSHQSGVATAALEARRAAPESSVLSFGARHVHPAIAPIIERGALVGGLDGFSHVAAGEVLGREASGTMPHALVIAFGDQETAWEAFDDAVDPDVPRIAICDTYSDEKDESIRAAEALGDALDGVRLDTTSSRRGNFRHIVREVRWELDARGYEDVDIFVSGGLGPADLRELRDVVDGFGVGGHVSNADPLDFALDIVELDGDPVAKRGKLSGEKQAFRTPDGGHHVGLADRADPEDGEPLLEPLIRDGEIVREFDVDEAAERALEDAELVGFREEA; via the coding sequence ATGAGCGACGGGTTCGACGTGGTGTCCGAAGCGGCCATCCGCGACGGCACCGCGACCGACGCCTACTTCCTGCGGACCGAGGAGACGCTGGAGGCCGCCGACCGCAACCCCCGCGTCGTCGCCGAGGTGACCCGGGACCAGTTCCCGACCGGCGAGTTCGACCTGCTGGCCGGCGTGAAGGACGCCGCCCGTCTGCTGGAGGGGCTCCCCGTGGACGTCGACGCGATGCGCGAGGGCCAACTGTTCGACGGCGGGCCCGTCATGCGCATCGAGGGCGACTACCTCGACTTCGCGCGGTACGAGACCTCGCTGCTCGGCTTTCTCTCCCACCAGAGCGGCGTCGCCACCGCGGCGCTCGAAGCGCGGCGGGCCGCCCCGGAGTCGTCGGTTCTCAGCTTCGGCGCGCGCCACGTCCACCCCGCCATCGCGCCGATCATCGAGCGGGGCGCGCTGGTGGGCGGCCTCGACGGCTTCTCGCACGTCGCGGCCGGCGAGGTGCTGGGTCGGGAGGCCAGCGGGACGATGCCCCACGCGCTGGTCATCGCGTTCGGAGACCAGGAGACCGCGTGGGAGGCGTTCGACGACGCCGTGGACCCCGACGTCCCCCGCATCGCCATCTGTGACACCTACTCCGACGAGAAAGACGAGAGCATCCGGGCCGCCGAGGCGCTGGGCGACGCCCTCGACGGGGTCCGGCTCGACACCACCAGCTCCCGCCGGGGGAACTTCCGCCACATCGTCCGGGAGGTCCGGTGGGAGCTCGACGCCCGGGGGTACGAGGACGTCGACATCTTCGTCTCCGGCGGGCTCGGCCCCGCCGACCTCCGGGAGCTCCGGGACGTCGTCGACGGCTTCGGCGTCGGCGGGCACGTCAGCAACGCCGACCCGCTGGACTTCGCGCTCGACATCGTGGAGCTCGACGGCGACCCGGTCGCCAAGCGAGGCAAGCTCTCGGGCGAGAAGCAGGCGTTCCGGACGCCCGACGGCGGCCACCACGTCGGGCTCGCGGACCGCGCGGACCCCGAGGACGGCGAGCCGCTGCTGGAACCGTTAATCCGGGACGGCGAGATCGTCCGGGAGTTCGACGTCGACGAGGCGGCCGAGCGCGCGCTCGAAGACGCCGAGCTGGTCGGGTTCAGAGAGGAAGCGTAA
- a CDS encoding TIGR00296 family protein has protein sequence MAQAQAVTLSYEDGTRAVELARESVESYVINGQREQPGSMREAFYNRTGVFVRLSSTRGRGRLRGCDGAYEGTDQLGHLIVDSAITAASDTSCGSEVEEAELPNLKISVCVVRDTQFSEDPVEDIELGTHGVAIEGRGSHAWMYPTLPIENEWSVFEYLDRTCRKAGLPKGAWEDDDVMVTLFDGQVFCEREPEGTVEEL, from the coding sequence ATGGCACAGGCTCAGGCAGTAACTCTCTCCTACGAGGACGGCACGCGGGCCGTCGAACTCGCACGCGAGTCCGTCGAATCCTACGTCATCAACGGGCAGCGCGAACAGCCCGGCAGCATGCGCGAGGCGTTCTACAACCGGACCGGGGTGTTCGTCCGGCTCTCGTCGACGCGCGGCCGCGGCCGCCTCCGGGGATGCGACGGTGCCTACGAGGGCACCGACCAGCTCGGCCACCTCATCGTGGATTCGGCGATCACCGCCGCCAGCGACACCTCGTGTGGCTCCGAGGTGGAGGAGGCGGAGCTCCCGAACCTGAAGATCTCGGTCTGCGTCGTGCGCGACACCCAGTTCTCCGAGGACCCCGTCGAGGACATCGAGCTCGGCACCCACGGCGTCGCCATCGAGGGCCGGGGCTCGCACGCGTGGATGTACCCGACCCTCCCCATCGAGAACGAGTGGAGCGTCTTCGAGTACCTCGACCGGACCTGCCGGAAGGCCGGCCTCCCGAAGGGCGCCTGGGAGGACGACGACGTGATGGTGACGCTGTTCGACGGCCAGGTCTTCTGCGAGCGCGAACCCGAAGGGACCGTCGAAGAACTGTAG